Proteins found in one Candidatus Tisiphia endosymbiont of Beris chalybata genomic segment:
- the coxB gene encoding cytochrome c oxidase subunit II: MKKLIVALLSLLPATNSLASEPHAWQMLFQAPASQLMEELQGFHNFLLLITGGIVLFVCALLLYVCIRFNAKANPVPAKFSHNILIEVIWTIIPIIILAIIAIPSFRILRFAEKTPEAEMVVKVVGYQWYWHYIYPDHDNIEFDSYLILDHNLKPGQKRLLEVDNRLVIPENTTVKFLITAGDVIHSFAIPALGIKIDAVPGRLNEAWTKIAKRGVYYGQCSELCGINHGFMPITIEVVSKEEFQSWLMSAKAKFTMHRNISNKISTVTYLMQ; encoded by the coding sequence ATGAAGAAATTGATTGTTGCATTATTAAGTCTTCTACCTGCTACTAATAGCTTAGCTTCAGAACCTCATGCCTGGCAAATGCTGTTTCAAGCCCCTGCCAGTCAGTTAATGGAAGAATTACAAGGATTTCATAATTTCTTATTGTTAATTACCGGCGGGATAGTCTTGTTTGTTTGCGCTCTATTACTATATGTTTGTATTAGATTTAACGCGAAAGCAAATCCTGTACCGGCAAAATTTTCCCATAATATATTAATTGAAGTCATTTGGACAATTATTCCAATAATAATTTTAGCTATTATAGCAATACCATCGTTCCGTATTTTACGTTTTGCTGAAAAAACTCCTGAAGCAGAGATGGTAGTTAAAGTGGTAGGATATCAATGGTATTGGCATTATATTTATCCCGATCATGACAATATAGAGTTTGATAGTTATTTAATTCTTGATCACAATTTAAAACCTGGACAGAAACGCTTATTAGAAGTTGATAATCGACTAGTGATCCCAGAAAATACTACCGTAAAATTTTTAATTACTGCAGGAGATGTGATACATAGTTTTGCTATCCCAGCGCTTGGTATTAAAATAGATGCTGTACCTGGAAGACTTAATGAGGCCTGGACTAAAATTGCTAAGAGAGGGGTGTATTATGGTCAATGTTCTGAGCTGTGTGGGATTAACCATGGCTTTATGCCAATTACCATTGAAGTTGTGAGTAAAGAAGAATTCCAAAGTTGGTTAATGTCAGCAAAGGCAAAATTTACTATGCACAGGAATATTAGTAATAAAATTTCTACTGTAACATATCTGATGCAATAA
- a CDS encoding oligopeptide:H+ symporter, translating into MSKVIDLSNTEKFPQFLRILFFVEMWERFSYYGMRSLLILFLTSKLGFEDAKAYATYSLFAAIGYAGPVLGGFIADKLMGFRNMVTLGGIIMTVGHISMALVELKPGLIYFGLALIAVGTGMFKGNVTNLLGSCYQEDDPERSRGFSLFYVSVNVGSFLAAISCSYIAYLYGWHYGFGVAGIGMFIGLITFIRFQYLLGDNGISPRPDLMTKAVFSMTLVGSCLVAILVSNMLNHSEFFANILTLIGGIIFGIFAYIILSSSREQRKKLIALSILLMFFTCFFALEMQLGSLINLFADRNVVSTLLGIKIPASISQAINPLSIIILGLLFGFYMKFERKYATSIFAFGLLTMPICFFILYIGCLNANLQGKVGYMYLVVAISFMSLGELCIAPLIQEQASLLAPKNLKGFVMGIVMLAAAFANLAGMVISKLMSIPSINGEVDCLESLEIYKEGFWKIAIFNLGLAALFLLFYSFIHKVIGQRDNKLKK; encoded by the coding sequence ATGAGCAAAGTCATAGACTTATCAAATACAGAGAAGTTCCCTCAATTTTTGAGAATATTATTTTTTGTTGAGATGTGGGAACGTTTTAGTTATTACGGAATGAGATCCTTATTAATATTGTTTTTAACTTCTAAATTAGGATTTGAAGATGCAAAAGCATATGCCACCTATTCTTTATTTGCAGCAATAGGTTACGCAGGACCCGTGCTTGGCGGTTTTATAGCCGATAAATTGATGGGATTTCGTAACATGGTAACGCTAGGCGGCATTATTATGACTGTAGGTCACATATCTATGGCATTGGTTGAGCTTAAGCCAGGATTAATATATTTCGGTCTAGCACTAATAGCAGTGGGCACTGGTATGTTTAAAGGAAATGTAACAAATTTGCTTGGCTCTTGCTATCAAGAGGATGATCCGGAACGTAGTAGAGGCTTTAGTTTATTCTATGTAAGTGTAAATGTAGGCTCATTTCTAGCGGCTATTTCATGTAGTTATATAGCTTACTTATATGGTTGGCACTATGGTTTTGGTGTAGCAGGTATTGGTATGTTCATAGGACTTATTACCTTTATTAGATTTCAGTATCTTTTAGGAGATAATGGAATTTCACCACGCCCTGATCTGATGACTAAAGCAGTATTTAGTATGACGCTTGTTGGTAGCTGTTTGGTAGCAATATTAGTTTCTAATATGCTGAACCATAGCGAATTTTTTGCTAATATACTTACACTGATAGGAGGCATAATTTTCGGTATATTTGCTTATATAATATTGAGCTCGTCAAGAGAGCAAAGAAAAAAGTTAATAGCGTTATCTATCCTCTTAATGTTCTTTACTTGTTTCTTTGCTTTAGAGATGCAACTTGGCTCTTTAATTAATTTATTCGCTGACAGAAATGTGGTAAGCACGTTATTAGGTATAAAAATTCCAGCTTCTATATCTCAAGCCATCAATCCTTTATCGATAATCATACTAGGGTTATTATTTGGTTTCTATATGAAGTTTGAGAGGAAATACGCAACTTCTATATTTGCTTTTGGTCTTTTGACTATGCCGATATGTTTCTTCATCCTATATATTGGATGTTTAAACGCCAACCTACAAGGTAAAGTAGGATATATGTATTTGGTAGTTGCTATATCTTTTATGAGTCTAGGAGAATTATGTATAGCTCCATTAATCCAAGAGCAAGCTAGCTTACTTGCCCCTAAAAACTTGAAAGGATTTGTAATGGGTATAGTAATGCTTGCGGCAGCATTTGCTAATTTGGCTGGCATGGTAATATCCAAATTGATGTCAATCCCCTCTATAAATGGTGAAGTAGATTGTTTAGAATCTTTGGAGATATATAAAGAAGGTTTCTGGAAAATAGCAATATTTAACCTAGGACTTGCTGCCCTATTTTTACTTTTCTATAGCTTTATACATAAGGTTATAGGACAGCGTGATAATAAGCTAAAAAAATAA
- a CDS encoding gamma-glutamyl-gamma-aminobutyrate hydrolase family protein, whose protein sequence is MTKKPIIAITLDSVNNTEKYVYSAFPWYALRQNYAESVLQAGGIPLMLPYQYDTIDEILAVIDGLIIPGGDEDIHPKHYGQDFLSTRTCTNAERDNFEILLTQKSLEQDLPFLGICRGMQLLNVVCGGSLIQHIPDHLKDSTINHEQPHPKNIVSHPIIISPQTQLAKLADSQENYMVNSTHHQAVGKLGTGLQVTAIAPDGIIEAIESINHQFVLGVEWHPEYLNPNGLDLNIFKGLIGAAIAYKNLKLIKL, encoded by the coding sequence ATGACCAAGAAGCCAATAATAGCGATCACTCTTGATTCAGTTAATAATACTGAAAAATACGTATATTCTGCTTTTCCTTGGTATGCCCTGCGGCAAAATTATGCCGAAAGTGTATTACAAGCTGGCGGAATCCCCTTAATGCTGCCATATCAATATGATACTATAGATGAGATACTGGCAGTTATTGATGGATTAATTATACCAGGAGGGGATGAAGATATTCACCCTAAACATTATGGTCAAGATTTTCTCTCAACTAGGACTTGCACTAATGCTGAGCGTGATAATTTTGAAATTTTGCTTACCCAAAAGTCGCTAGAACAAGATCTCCCTTTCTTAGGGATATGCCGTGGGATGCAGCTTCTAAATGTCGTATGTGGTGGCAGTCTTATTCAACATATACCTGATCATCTCAAGGATTCTACGATTAACCACGAGCAACCGCATCCTAAAAATATTGTATCGCATCCAATAATAATCTCCCCGCAGACGCAGCTAGCCAAATTAGCTGATTCTCAAGAGAACTATATGGTCAATTCAACTCACCATCAAGCAGTGGGCAAATTAGGTACAGGCCTACAGGTTACTGCCATAGCGCCCGATGGAATTATCGAAGCAATTGAATCTATTAATCATCAATTTGTGCTAGGGGTAGAATGGCACCCTGAATATTTAAATCCTAATGGCCTTGACCTTAATATATTTAAAGGTTTAATTGGAGCTGCCATAGCTTATAAAAACCTAAAGTTAATAAAATTATAA
- a CDS encoding CatB-related O-acetyltransferase, which translates to MTHKNNLYPHIYTKQVTKELVFLKHFIHNPNISVGDYTYYHDDSRYPERFEDHNIRGFKNCKLTIGKFCSIARGTTFIADDMNHPMDGFSTYPFYNFERWNNYTPNPGKSRNTIVGNDVWFGTNAVVMPGVTIGDGAIIGAGALVTKDVPAYFIVGGNPSQIIRQRFSEEIIEELLRIRWWDWEYNKITRNIEHIVGNDITQLTKCQ; encoded by the coding sequence ATGACCCATAAAAACAATCTTTATCCTCATATTTATACAAAGCAGGTTACCAAAGAGCTGGTCTTTTTAAAACATTTTATCCATAATCCCAATATCTCGGTAGGAGATTATACTTATTATCATGATGACAGCCGCTATCCAGAACGGTTTGAAGACCATAATATTAGAGGATTTAAGAACTGCAAATTAACAATTGGCAAATTTTGTTCTATTGCAAGAGGCACAACGTTTATTGCTGATGATATGAACCATCCAATGGATGGGTTTTCTACCTACCCTTTCTATAATTTTGAAAGATGGAATAATTATACTCCTAATCCAGGTAAAAGTAGAAATACTATAGTGGGTAATGATGTGTGGTTTGGCACCAATGCCGTAGTTATGCCGGGAGTTACAATAGGGGATGGCGCTATCATCGGCGCTGGGGCGCTAGTAACTAAGGATGTGCCTGCCTATTTTATTGTTGGCGGTAACCCTAGCCAAATTATTAGACAAAGATTTTCTGAAGAAATAATCGAGGAATTATTAAGGATAAGATGGTGGGACTGGGAGTATAACAAAATCACTAGAAATATCGAGCATATAGTTGGCAATGATATTACTCAACTAACAAAATGTCAATAA
- a CDS encoding RDD family protein, giving the protein MKEINIEQTLEPAGFWRRIAAGCLDDTIIWSLGCILAFIIIAFLMIVTEWEGKAFLQSLSNESLLSIIYDNTPRDVFNLKDTAMMTLAIISGSYIAAFESSKLQATVGGYLVGIKILNKDGSSLGFLKSFFRSISMTVTLFLASFLSCIAAFFSNPDISDADLFRIANMTVYISWIIIVILNIGFFIYDDQKRFLQDIIFRTRIVRR; this is encoded by the coding sequence ATGAAAGAAATTAATATAGAACAAACCCTGGAACCTGCAGGGTTCTGGAGGAGAATTGCTGCAGGGTGTCTTGATGATACAATAATCTGGAGCCTTGGATGCATCTTGGCATTTATAATCATCGCATTTCTAATGATTGTTACTGAGTGGGAGGGAAAAGCCTTTTTACAATCTCTAAGTAATGAGTCTCTTCTAAGTATTATATATGATAATACTCCACGTGATGTTTTCAATCTGAAAGATACTGCAATGATGACATTGGCTATTATTAGTGGCAGTTATATTGCAGCCTTTGAATCATCCAAACTGCAAGCAACCGTTGGCGGCTATTTGGTAGGGATAAAAATCCTGAATAAAGATGGTAGCTCCTTAGGATTTTTAAAGTCTTTTTTTAGAAGCATAAGCATGACAGTTACCTTGTTCTTAGCTTCCTTTTTAAGTTGCATAGCGGCATTTTTCTCGAATCCCGATATATCCGATGCAGATCTGTTCAGGATAGCCAATATGACGGTCTATATATCGTGGATTATAATAGTAATTCTAAATATTGGTTTTTTCATATATGATGACCAAAAAAGATTCCTTCAGGATATAATTTTTAGAACAAGAATAGTACGACGATAA
- the ctaD gene encoding cytochrome c oxidase subunit I produces the protein MTSLAEHHDIPRGIKRWVFSTNHKDIGMMYIMFSIFAGIVGGLFSLIFRLQLAMPAGQIIQDYQLYNVIITAHAIIMVFFMIMPALFGGFGNYFVPLLIGAPDVAFPRLNNISFWLLIPAFILLMLSAFVDNGPGTGWTLYPPLSNLVGHPGAAVDMAILSLHLTGLASIVGSINMIVTIFNMRAEGMGLFDMPLFVWSILLTAFLLILAIPVLGGAITMLLTDRNFGTTFFKPDGGGDPVLFQHLFWFFGHPEVYIVILPGFGIVSQVIATFSRKPIFGYFGMVIAMIIIGLVGFMVWAHHMFTVGLTYNTLVYFTAGTMIIAVPTGIKIFSWIATMWGGSITFKTPMLFSIGFILLFTIGGVTGIILSNSALDRVLHDTYYVVAHFHYTMSLGALFTAFAGFYYWFGKMSGRQYPERWGKIHFWITFIGVNLTFFPQHFLGLSGMPRRIPDYPDAFAGWNMVSSIGAAISFAAALYFVFIVIYTLKYGQKCPDNPWGDGADTLEWTISSPPPFHSFEVPPKLQRQQN, from the coding sequence ATGACTTCACTTGCTGAACACCATGATATTCCACGAGGTATAAAAAGATGGGTATTCTCAACTAATCATAAAGATATCGGTATGATGTATATCATGTTTTCGATATTTGCTGGAATTGTCGGTGGTTTATTTTCCCTTATTTTTAGATTGCAGCTAGCAATGCCTGCGGGACAAATAATCCAAGATTATCAATTATATAATGTCATAATTACTGCCCATGCCATTATTATGGTGTTTTTCATGATTATGCCTGCTTTATTTGGAGGGTTTGGTAACTATTTTGTCCCTCTTTTAATAGGCGCGCCCGATGTTGCTTTCCCAAGGCTCAATAATATAAGTTTTTGGCTACTAATACCTGCTTTTATTCTATTAATGCTCTCAGCTTTTGTAGATAATGGCCCTGGCACTGGCTGGACTCTTTATCCCCCTTTAAGTAATTTAGTTGGCCACCCTGGCGCTGCTGTCGATATGGCTATTTTAAGCCTGCATCTTACTGGTCTTGCTTCAATTGTTGGCTCAATCAACATGATTGTCACTATCTTTAATATGAGAGCAGAAGGAATGGGTTTATTTGACATGCCCCTCTTTGTATGGTCTATTTTACTGACCGCCTTTTTATTAATATTAGCAATTCCGGTCCTAGGTGGGGCTATAACTATGTTACTCACTGATAGAAACTTTGGCACCACTTTTTTTAAACCAGATGGCGGCGGGGACCCAGTGTTATTCCAACATTTATTTTGGTTCTTTGGACATCCAGAAGTATATATCGTAATACTACCAGGATTTGGTATAGTAAGCCAAGTGATCGCTACTTTCTCACGTAAGCCAATATTTGGCTATTTTGGGATGGTGATAGCTATGATAATTATCGGATTAGTAGGATTCATGGTTTGGGCGCATCACATGTTTACTGTTGGCCTTACTTATAATACCTTAGTATATTTTACTGCGGGGACCATGATAATTGCAGTACCAACAGGCATTAAAATATTTAGCTGGATTGCTACTATGTGGGGAGGTTCTATTACCTTTAAGACCCCTATGTTATTTTCTATAGGATTTATTTTATTATTCACAATCGGTGGCGTAACAGGAATAATATTATCAAATTCAGCGCTTGATAGAGTATTGCATGACACTTATTATGTGGTGGCGCATTTCCATTATACTATGTCTCTTGGGGCATTATTTACGGCTTTTGCAGGCTTCTATTATTGGTTTGGTAAGATGTCAGGGCGTCAATATCCTGAAAGATGGGGTAAGATTCATTTTTGGATTACCTTTATTGGGGTAAATTTGACATTTTTTCCGCAGCATTTTCTTGGGCTTAGCGGAATGCCACGAAGAATCCCTGATTATCCGGATGCTTTTGCAGGATGGAATATGGTTTCCTCTATTGGGGCGGCTATTTCATTTGCGGCGGCTCTTTATTTTGTGTTTATTGTCATTTATACTCTAAAATATGGCCAAAAATGCCCTGATAATCCTTGGGGAGATGGAGCTGACACTCTGGAATGGACAATTTCCTCTCCTCCGCCATTTCATTCTTTTGAGGTACCACCAAAATTGCAGCGGCAACAAAATTAA